AGTTAGCACGGGATGCTATTCCCACAGAATagagaaagaaactttaaaagaatCTTTAAGATCGTAAGTTAAAAAGGtggatgggaaggagggagacagaagtaCGCTGATCATAAAATGCATGAGTTCAGAATTGTCTCCTTCCTTTGTCTGTATATCTTGTGTAAAGGTCCTCAAGGTCATCCAGGAAAAATGGGACAAAGAGGGTCACCTGGAGCTACTGAGAGGTGCCCATTGCCACCAAAATCTGCCTTTTTCGTGAAGCTTAGTGAACCTCTCCCAAAGCCCTTCCAGCCCGTTGTTTTCAAGGAAGCCCTGTGCAACCAGCAGGACCACTTTAATCTGACCACTGGAGTGTTCAGCTGTACCACCCCTGGTGTGTACAATTTTGCCTTTGACAATGAGCTGTTTCAGAGATCTGTGAAGATAGGACTCATGAGGAATGGCATCCGGGTCAGATGGAAGCAAGCCCAAGCCAAAGACAGTCACAAACATGCTTTGGGAACTGTCATTGTGCAGCTGGAGAAGGAGGACAAGGTCTGGCTGGAATCCAAGCTGAATGAagcagaatctgaaaaaggaatgACTCAAATTATGTTCTTTGGGTATTTGCTTTATGGAAATTAAGATGGCTTGGTGTTAATAGCACTCCTCCCTTCCTCATGTAAGTCTAAATTAATGAGCATAATTTCCCCTCTCACATTTCCTACAACATCATAGAATGAGGGGAGGTCCATAAAATTGAGTGCCCCATTAAGAAAAGTGAATTTGACACCAatcaaagaaacataaaaacaatCCTTGCCAATGGTAAGTAAGTGAGAAAGGCTTCTGAGAAGTCTATTCAAGTGAAGGATCAACTGAATTTACTCTTTGGCTCTTGGCTTTTGCCCTTtgtccttcccttttcttcttccttggtcTACAGGTATAATAgcaggagctgcagcagccatccTGTGATCATGAGAACTAAAGctcaatgctttttaaaaagtagagcatATCCTAAATTAAAACtgcacatagggcttccctggtggcatagtggttaagaatccccctaccaggcttccctggtggcgcagtggtagagagtccgcctgctgatgcaggggacacgggtttgtgccccggtccgggaagatcccacatgccgcggagcggctgggcccgtgagccatggccgctgggcctgtgtgtctggagcctgtgctccacaacgggagaggccacagcagtgagaggcccgtgtaccaccaaaaaaataaaaaaaataaaaaaagaatccccctaccaatgcaggggacacaggtttgagccctggtccaggaagatcccacatgccacggagtaactaagcccatgtgccacaactactgaacctgcgctctagagcccatgagccacaactactgagcacgcatgccacaactaacgaagcccatgtgcctagagcccgtgctccgcaacaagagaagccatcacaatgagaagcccgtgcgccgtaaatgaagagtagacccccctcaccgcaactagagaaagcccgtgcacagcaacgaagatccaacgcagtcaaaaataaatagattttttaaaaaaacctgcaCATAAAACATCAGTACAGTGTAAAcagtaataaaatgaatatcTGTGTATCTAACATTCAGGCCAATTAGGAGAAATTTTGTTATACGCTAGAAGTATCTTATATCCCCCCATTTGCAAGGTGGGCATGAATATAGAGAAAAGTTGCTTCCTTAACAATTACCTTAAGCAGGTGACCCAGCCCTGGACTTCCTTCTTCTAGACATATTGTTATGTGAGACAAATAAACTTCTCATATAACTTCTCATTTAGTTATGCCATTGTAGTGAAATTTCTGCCATACAAAGTCAAAAGTAATCCTGACTAATTGTGGGCTTGCTTTCCCCTGGGGTTATTACTTTCTCCCTCCaacctttcctttttcctgcttTGTCTCTCTTCATAGTCAAGAATGAATTAAGAAATGTTCTGTTACTGGGCATATAGGAATTGGCAGAACTCAGTTTCTACCCACGAAGGACTTTAAGTAATAtacaatacataaatataaacttTCTCTCATGAGAgctctagaggaaaaaaataattatccaaCAATGATGAGATGAAGCTCAACAATTAGTTTCCATGGGTGGGAGCTGAATGCATACCTCCCTCTTCTTTCCCATCTCATCTTTTTTCATCTCATCTTTTTTCCATTACTCCACTTCCAACAAATACTAAGACCCTCAACCCAGACATGCCAACAGTCTCCTTCTGCCTCACCATGCTTGTCCAATCCAAACCTATTAATTTTACCTTCTAAGGTTTCTATAAaatcaatttttcatttttcccacaTTTACAACTAATACCATCTTCTGCTAATACATCCTCCATTCTCATGGGCAACACATAGTCAGACCTTCTGCCAACTACTTCTCAACCTGGAAGTCACAGGAAGCTTTAAATATGCAGCTATAATTACCTTGACACTTGCCTTTACACCTTCAGCGGTTTTCCATTTTTCAAGTTTTTGGccacttttccctcctcttctccccttgGTGGTTGGACTTCAGCTACAAACACTTTACTTTCACACATTGCCGTACTCTCTCCTATTTCATGGTTTTGGATATGCTCTCCCACTGCCTGGAACACCCATACTCCACCACTCCCATCtctaccacctccaccaccatctaTGATTTCTCAGAGGGCCCAGGGGATGCCTTTCTGTGCCAGAGATGATTGGGCTTGATTGGACAACCCTCTTTCTTACATTCTTAATGCACCATGCTCCTCTCCTATGTTATTACAATTTAATTCATATCtcctaaaaaattattaatgttaCTATTCACCTCTAAATTACAGCTTCCATGAGAGAAAGACTGCAACTTTTATTTTGCCCTGCATTTAAATCCCATAGCCCAGTATTAGACATTAAGGGGCTCaataacattttgaaagaatgaaacaatTAGAATTTATCATATCCACTAGCACAAAATGAATACTGGCCATTATTACTGCCAATTTTATTGCTACAAATTGATCTCATACTCAGGCCCATCTAAACTCATAGGTTTCACTTACTTGACATGTTCAGGTCcttaattctttcatttattcagtaaataaaacTTACTGAATGAGATAGAAGacattaatagaaataaagtgacatttatcaaatattttatatgccAAACATGCCTCCTAGTACTGCCACAATTCACTTAAATTATACGTAAGGTGGAGACTTGTCTTAGATGGCTTGGAACAGTCCCAGTTTATGTATACTGTGCTGGTGCAATTTCATATTGTAGCATTGCAATTATGACTAGTGTTCCTTTTACACTTAAAAGTCTATAATCTACACActtagttatatttatatataaataatatatattattggaaccataaaaaggcaagaaatatttaaagagaaaaaaatcactttgccATAAATTTTGAGCCCTTTATGAATACAGCAGGTAAGATAGCGGAGATCACATATTCTGTCTtcatattttccagattttttttctaagcacCAACACCACCCTCAGTGATAGTTAACTTCCACAGGAACTTTAAAGTTGCAAAACCCTTCATGCATGTTTTCCTGTGCAATCTTCAGAGCAAGCTTTTGAACAGCTTTCTTTGCTTACTTTCGTATGATAAATTGTTATGTGTCCAGTGATTAGGATGTGGCTATCTTtcggggccattattcagcctacccaTCCCTCACAGAGACCTTAAAcagtgaaaaagaggaaagagggggaAGCCAGGAAGATATATTtcttctcatctctctctctccaatgaATGGTTCTGAGCTGCAGTAGTTTCAAGGCCCCTCTGAGCTCCTGTGGAATCTAACATCAGCTGTGTTTATTGTAAAGCTTTGATGGGCACGGGAACGTACCACTATTTGCTGTCCTTCTTTTGCCTAACTTTCAATTTCACGCACAATTGGTGCCCTAAGATTGCACCCGCCAGTAAATTATTCATACATAAAGGTTCTTCCTCAGCCTGCGTTTTCTGGGGATCTGGGATAGACGTTGCCATTAACAAGAGCACTTATACACAATTCACATGCAGAGTTCTTCCATCTTCCCCGAGGAAAACAACTCGAGAATGGAAGCTCTTCTGGTAAGTGATTCCAAAACTGCCCTGTCCTTTCATTTAAATGAAAGTCTCATGTATCTTCTTTTATAGTTAGTGGGTTTGTGTCCTACTTAAAACAGTTGCCTAattcaaattagaaataaattcctCTATGCTTTCTCTGATAAACTTTACTGTTTTAATGTTCTCACTCTGagaaatttatttcatcattttctttcagaaatggaTATAAGTGTTCTGATTTCTGGTAAGTTAATAACTCTTGCTAATTATCCAAGGTGTAACGATCCTGAAGTGGGTCTCATTACACCTTCCCCATTATTACCCACCATAATCTCCTCTCTCCCCTGTCTTCTGACCCCTCACACTCTTCCCCTCTACATTCAGGAAACTTGTTCTTCAGGTTTATTTAGTGACGGGAATGATGTGGAACTTTAAAAGAGTTGACTATGAGAAAGAACTAGAgattaaatatttgaagataaattttataattaaaattgcaTTCTGTGGCTCACTGTGCTTGGATAagttcttctctcccttcttctgaTAATTAAACAGGATACGTTGCCTAGATGGTCCAAGAAGGTAGTTCAGGCACCATATTTAGTGAGTTCCTTGGCCCTGAGTCTTTGGCCTCTTCAGAATTCACTAGACATTCAGTTATTGTCCCGTTGAATGTACTCCCAGCTGACTACCCATGCTCAGGAACagaaaggatttttcttttctgaatcctGTGTGGCTCTTTGTCTTCAGATCTCGCTGAGGGTTGGATACATAAGCAGCCAGAAAAGTGCATTGGTAGGGAGGATTGGGTTAAGAAAAGCTGGATCCTCCATCACTGGTTCCCTCCGCCCACATCTCACTTGCTCCTGGCACATTTCACCTGCACCAGCAACTGAATGATGAGAAAAATCTATCTTCTCTCAAGTGGAACAAATCCCTCTATTGTCCCTAGAGGGTGCTCAGAATCCACCAATCTACCCACAAGCAGCTTCCGGACCTAAAGTGAAGAACACtggagagccagagagagaaagaataatgtaaagaaggagcagagagagcTACAAAAGGACAGAGCAAAATCCCCCTCTCCTCGGGGAAAGAATCAGTGACCACTGATTCTCTGACTTGCTGGGCCCCAATATTTCAATTAGCATTTGGCCTTCACCCAACAGGTATCTTTGGAGACAGAACTGATCCATGTATTCCTTAATGCCAGGCTCCAAAGGGAtcactatctatctatctatctatctatctatatatctatatatatatatatatggaataaacaTAACTACCGTTACATGTACGTCCATTTTGTGTGTTACTTTGTTCACGATGCTTTACCCACACACTATAACTTATCCTTGCAGCAACACAATAGGATACATTTTATTCCATTCGTTTTGTAGATGTGGAAGTTGAGTTGTAGAGAAGACAAACAGGCTTGGCCAAAACGAACACAGCCTATTGGTATTCTAACGAATTTCAAATCCATGTTTTCTCTAATACACCATCCAGATCTTTTCTCAGGCTCTCAGGAAGTCCAAAATTGACTTAAGGAGCAATGATTTTCACACATAATGCAAAATAGCAATGTGTGATACAAATTGTTAAATGCCGTGTATAGAAGTTTATAAAATAGAATTTCAGGGCTAAACCTGACCTCAGAGGCCATTCAGTCCAAAGCACAAATCAATGAGTCAATCTTCATCATATGTTGAAGGGTCCTCTCCAGCTTCTACTTGAATGCCTCAAAGAGAAGGAATCCCCTACTTTGCAAATACATCCTTCCACTGATAAACTACCACCAGAAAGATTTTCCTTGTGTGAACCCAAGTCTGTTCCAGCTGTTTCCTAAAGGCATCTTTTGTGTCCACACAGTACAAGACCACTATTCATTTTATATAACAACATCTCACATGTTGCATGTCCATTAATCTGGCCCTATTCCTAGGATTTTTcatctccagtttttttttttttttttcgcggtacgcgggcctctcactgttgcggagcacaggctccggacgcgcaggctcagccgctccgcggcatgtgggatcctcccagaccggggcacgaacccgtgtccccagcatcggcaggcagactctcaaccactgtgccaccagggaagccctcatctccagttttaaagaaaatccaaGTTCCTCCTCTATTACCTTATATGTTGCAGGATTGAGGTTTACCCACAATTCTAGTTGTCTTATTCTGGACACATTCATAAAGAGGGGACCAAGAATGAGCAAATATCTATTCATCACACACCAAAAAAACCTCACATATGTCCCATCTACTGCAACTCTTTCCCAGACACCTCTTAAAATGAGTTAATTGTACACTTCTCAGAACCACTCCTTTTTCTAAAGCTATAATGGCATGTAACAGTTCTGGGTTGTGATTATATGTTCATATCTTTAATAAGAATTCGAAGGCAGGAACTATATTCATCTTTACAACCTCACAGAGTATCTGGTACATATTggatgctcaacaaatgtttcaGTTCTCTTCAGAGATTTTGTTCACCGATGTGTACCCAACACCTAACCAGAGCCTGGCTCTAGTTCTCAAAacatatttgctgagtgaatgcaTGCATAACTCAACACAGTGTTCCAGAAAAAACATTAAAGCGTGCATTATTTTAAACAGTATCTGCTGAGCACATACTACGTGCCTGGCATTATTCTATCCAAAAACATTCTATAAATGTAATCCAAAGtgtcattttatgattttgacaaTTCCGTATGTTCCAACAGTCTAACGTTGTTTACCATAAAGGCAAGACCTTAGTCTTTTTTCCAGAACCTGCTATTAAGCCATCCCTCCCACTTACCCTCACTATAGTGTTTGAAGGTTTAGAGGCAAtgttttagatttatttctagcaCAATTCAActtgctcttttcttcccttcatgcCAGGCTATTGATAGTTTTCTGAATCCTGATTCTATTATGCAATCCATTTGTTCTTCCTCTCAGCCTTGGTGCATCCTCAGATTTGATTAGAGGACCATCAATGCTCTCATATGAAACATTGATAAAAATGTGGAACTGGACAAGACCAAAGCCAGAACTCCTCAAAAGAGACCTTTGTTCCAGGTTGTCATTAACCCATTAGTCAGCAATCTCAGGACACAGCCATTCAGATTTGATACCGCTCAGCAGTAATGCTGTCAATATTTGGTCATTTGTTCACAAAGGCATAATGAGATTTTGGAAAATGCCACACTAAAAGCCACATGCCCATGTCTCTAGTCATCCTCCCGATAATTCATGtataaacaaaccaacaaagaAGGTGAGTATGGCTTGTTCTTAGTAAACCTCCGATCCTTCTTTGTAACCACTGTTTTATCGTCCAAGTCTTCACGTGCCATCTTCTTGGTATTCTTATCTAGAAACTCTCCCAGAATTTCCACCAAGCTCACCAACTATAGTTCATGACttccattttcctcctctgtttgAAAATGGAAACATTCTCCCGTATCCCCAGGAATTGTCTCCATACCTCCAAGATCCCTAAAGCTATTCAAACAAATTAAGCTCCCGGTGAACTCttacatgttaaaaaataatagggGTAACCTGAGAAAATTACGTACAGTATCTACGACCAAGGGTGCTGTATGTGTCCTTTGTCCAACATTTCTGACTCCGAAGATCTGCACCAGATGATCTGTTGGCAACTCGCTGCCATTTCTCCCTTCTATGTGCTTCTCTGTGTCATAGAGGCCAAGAAACTGAATGCAAACCTTATCTCCCAGAGTCCCTGACAACTAGTTTGCTAATGTGAGGAGTTTTCACAAGATTTGGAAGATAGGGATAGGCAGGCAGATAGATAGGcaggtagataggtagatgatagtTACTGCTCctttagaaacagaaagaaggtaTGTGGGTTTGAACTCATGACCCTGGGATGAAGAGTTCCATGTTCTACTGACCGAGATACATAATCTGAGGTACTATTAATACCCCCATTTTAAGGAAGAGGCACTGAGGCACATGGTTATGTGATTTCCCCAAAGACATAAATTAGTAAGATGGAGAATCAGGTTTTGAATCAGAGTACAGCTCGTGTCTGAGTGCACACTATGTTATTATTCCCACTaaacaaatgggagaaaaaaaaaaaaaaaggcgcagggaggttaagtaactctcATAAACTAGCAAGTCATAGAAATAGTTGTGTGACTCCGGGCAAGTCACTTATCCTCTTTGGCCTCAAATTCATCAGCTGTAAAATGGTTAAATAATACTACCTACACAATAAGTGTGGTGTGATAATTAAATGGCATAAATTCATAAAAAGCTCAATGCCAAGTTCCTGTCACAAAGTTAGTTCTCAAAATAGTCCCTCTCAACAGTCTGAGAGGTTTATAATGAGCATACATGCCTTTAAAaccacaaaacaataaaaacattctCATTTTGAAATGAATCTTCACATGCCATTTGTCTGAGCCATGTGACTTGAATGTATTTAACAGAGCAAGACACTCTCTCaccatctttccttctctcttggattttttttttttttttttccctccaaccaACTTCAGCTTCCATGCTCCTGACTCAATGATTAATTTTCCTGGCAGGGAGGGTGGAGGCGAGGAACACTCAGTTTAAAGCTTACACATCTTTTGTGGGCTTCTCGtaccaaactaaaaaaaaatagccttttcACCAACCTggagatttttaatttattttatttacttatttttttgcggtacgtgggcctctcaccgttgtggcctctcccgttgcggagcacaggctccggacgcgcaggctcagcggccatggctcacgggcccagccactccacggcatgtgggatcttccccgactggggcacgaacccgtgttccctgcatcagcaggcggactcttaaccactgcgccaccagggaagcccctaacctgCAGGTTTTTTAAGCTTTCTTTCCCAACCCTCTTCAAAGGGGTTTCAGCCCACTCACCCCACCTGCCACCTTTGGGACACATTCTCTTTGTGTCCTAGCTCTCAGGAGAGCTCACAAAGCAGGCCCACTGACCTCTTTAGACAacagccctcctcccctctctactTCCTTCCTCACCAGGACCCTTTGTACCTTTTAACCAggatttcatttttgaaaagggCTTTTTCTGGTACCCGCTGCCCATGTGTCTGTCTCGTTTGTAGCCGCAGCATTCCCTGAGAGCATCCCGTAATGTTTCCAGGACCCCTGCTACCACCACCAGCGACAATAACAATCGCTTCCATCCTGCCAGCACTCAGTGTGTGGCAGTCACCATGCTCCGTACTCTgcatgcatgatctcatttaatcccctaACAACTCTGGGACGA
This genomic stretch from Phocoena phocoena chromosome 11, mPhoPho1.1, whole genome shotgun sequence harbors:
- the LOC136131328 gene encoding hibernation-associated plasma protein HP-25-like, yielding MPLERSEPSLTLVPALMWMPTVMDTPWDCFWIWALPITSAPADLKTEGNSEPCEPRGPPGPPSLPGPLGMAGPQGHPGKMGQRGSPGATERCPLPPKSAFFVKLSEPLPKPFQPVVFKEALCNQQDHFNLTTGVFSCTTPGVYNFAFDNELFQRSVKIGLMRNGIRVRWKQAQAKDSHKHALGTVIVQLEKEDKVWLESKLNEAESEKGMTQIMFFGYLLYGN